Part of the Halobacteriovorax vibrionivorans genome, GTCTTCTTATTGATATTCTTAGATATTCAAAGTTTTCTGTAACTTTTCGATGATATAATGAGATTTTCTGCGTCTATATACTTAGCACCACCTATTGGAGATGAGATGACATTACCGGTTCATGAGGATTTGACTAAAGCGATGATAGAGAACTCCAGATGGATCTCTTATCGTTGTTATAATTCCGAATACGATCCAGAGAAGAGAAGAGACCTTCATCAGTCTATCATGTTAAAGGTTTTAGCTACAAACGATCGCTTTTGGAACAATGAGATTAGATCACCTAATGGATGGGTTAAAACGGTAGTCAGTAGAGCAATTAGTACTTATCGACGTGAAGAGGCCTCCATTCCAGATTTTGATGAATTTAATGAAGACACACATCTCATAAAGAACAAGCATGTCGATAATGAAGATAAGTACTTAATAAAATCAGTTCAAAAGTTTATGTTTGATAATTTTTCAACAAGAGATCAAGAAATCATGAATCTAGTCCTATTAAGAGAAGAGTACGAGAAGATCGGAGATATTGTTGGAATGAAATCAACAAGTATCGCAAACACAGTAAGTAAGCTAAGAAAAGAAGTTCAAAAGTTTTTAAAAGGAAATGAAGATGAAAACTAATAAAAGCTTTGATGACATAATTGATATTTTTGAAAGAAATCACGTAGATGAACTTAATATCAATGAAGAAATGCTGAATGATTTAGTAAAAAAAGAAGAGAAGAGAAAGAAATCGTCTAAATACATTATTATTTTAAGATTTCTAGCATTAGTTGGTTTCTCATTCTTTTTCATACTAATTGCCAAGAATACATTAGAAGCGATTTTAATTGTTTCCGTACTACTTGTTGTGGCTCTAATTTCAGCAATGGAAATAAGATTTCAAGAAAAGTTAAAGAAACAAGATATCGGTAATACACTAGATGACTACTTAAACCAGAGAAGACTAATGCTTAAAGAGTGGATAAGACAGCTTAGAATCTCTCGCTATCTCTTCTACCCTATACTTCTAGGAATCGTTATAAACAACATCGTCTTTATGCTTAATGAAGAACACTTAGGCTTTAGAGTTGCTGGCATTATTTATATTTTAGTATTAATGGTGCTTGTCACAAAGAACATTGAGGGATCGATTAAAGACTATAAGAGAAAGCTTAAAGCACTAAAGTAAATCAAATCATTTAACTTGCAGAATAAAACTTAGTTTCTACTAGGAGGGATATCTTTGTCTAAAAATTCCAACAATAACGATTCAGGACTTGATCTAGTATCGCCATTAGCCGATATTTTGGTGATACTTGTTGAACAATTAACAAAGCTCATGACGTTTTTAGTTAATGAAGCCGTTAAATTTATTAGAGTAAAGTATCTAGGTCACAACCTATCAAACCCCATTAATCAAAAACATCTCAAAAAGAAGAAATCAACCGATGATTCAAGATTTCTAGGGTATTCGATAAATAATAGAAGACTCTACCCTCTTAATGACATTAATACAGGAAAGCATACCGCTGTAATTGGCTCTACAGGTTCAGGGAAGACTGTATGTTTACAATTATTAATTGATCATGCATTGACCACGGGCAAGCCAGTCACTTACTTTGATCCTAAGGCCAGTATTGAATCTATTCGAGACTTTAGAAATATGTGTGCAAATCAAGATAAGAAGCTCTATCTCTTCACAGATATCTCTGATGAGACGTCTTATTTTAATCCCCTACTTGATGGCAGTCTTGATGACATCAGCGACAGGATTATCAATGCACTTGATTGGTCAGAACCATTTTACAAGAATGAATCAATTGAGGCACTTGATCACGTCCTGCAAGCTCTTTATAAATCACAAACGACGATAACTTTTAAGAACATCGTTATTGAGTTAAATAAGCACCAAAACAAGAAGAATATCAAAGGGCTCATTAATCAATTAACAAAGATTAATAACTCACCTTATGGCGAGCTTTTAAATAATGAATCAAGTGATGTCCTAACATTTAATAAGCTTCGTGTAGAGAATGCTTGTATCTATATTGGAATTTCTTCTATGGGACATAGCTCAAGTGGACATATCTTAAATAAAGTCTTCTTTGGTGCACTCTTAACTCATGCTAAGGACTCACTTACTAATAAGGTTAGAGGGCTAAAAGATCCTCTTAGGAATCCAATGTCAATTGTCTTTGATGAACTTTCTAGCACAATACATGAAGGCTTTATTGATCTACAGAATAAGTGTCGCCAAGCTGGTATGGAAATTACTTATGCGACTCAAGGCCCTGCTGATATTGATCGTATATCACCTATTCTAACGGCCCAGATATTTGAAAATACCAATAATATCTTTGTCTTTAATCAGGTCGTCCCTACTCATACAGAGTTCTTTGCTCGTATTTTTGGAACAATCAGAAAAGATAAACTAACTCACGTCGTTGAAAATGATCAACGGCAGAATACTGGATCAGTTAGAGAAGTCGAAGAATTTATTGTTCATAGTAATATTTTAAGAAATCTAAGAGTTGGACAATGTGTCCTATTTCAAAGAATACCAAAAAGGATTGATCTAATTAATGTTCGCTACTTTAAAGCTCAAGCAAGAGTCCCTGACAC contains:
- a CDS encoding RNA polymerase sigma factor; this encodes MRFSASIYLAPPIGDEMTLPVHEDLTKAMIENSRWISYRCYNSEYDPEKRRDLHQSIMLKVLATNDRFWNNEIRSPNGWVKTVVSRAISTYRREEASIPDFDEFNEDTHLIKNKHVDNEDKYLIKSVQKFMFDNFSTRDQEIMNLVLLREEYEKIGDIVGMKSTSIANTVSKLRKEVQKFLKGNEDEN
- a CDS encoding type IV secretory system conjugative DNA transfer family protein, with the protein product MSKNSNNNDSGLDLVSPLADILVILVEQLTKLMTFLVNEAVKFIRVKYLGHNLSNPINQKHLKKKKSTDDSRFLGYSINNRRLYPLNDINTGKHTAVIGSTGSGKTVCLQLLIDHALTTGKPVTYFDPKASIESIRDFRNMCANQDKKLYLFTDISDETSYFNPLLDGSLDDISDRIINALDWSEPFYKNESIEALDHVLQALYKSQTTITFKNIVIELNKHQNKKNIKGLINQLTKINNSPYGELLNNESSDVLTFNKLRVENACIYIGISSMGHSSSGHILNKVFFGALLTHAKDSLTNKVRGLKDPLRNPMSIVFDELSSTIHEGFIDLQNKCRQAGMEITYATQGPADIDRISPILTAQIFENTNNIFVFNQVVPTHTEFFARIFGTIRKDKLTHVVENDQRQNTGSVREVEEFIVHSNILRNLRVGQCVLFQRIPKRIDLINVRYFKAQARVPDTKDQAQLAGAIFN